The following coding sequences are from one Leptolyngbya sp. NIES-3755 window:
- a CDS encoding cobyrinic acid a,c-diamide synthase (similar to AA sequence:cyanobase_aa:LBDG_44380), with the protein MAFVIAGERSEAGKTTITLALLAALKQRGIQVRSFKVGPDYIDPMFHRHVTGQACYNLDPMLTSEEYVQQCFAEKSGDCAIVEGVMGLFDGAAGKKDFSSTAHIARLLDLPILLVVDCSRLSNSVAAIVHGYRSFDARLKFAGVVLNRVGSDRHLELLKAALEPLEIPILGVLRRQEAIEIPDRHLGLVPTDELPGLGELVDRLAHLGETCFGWEKIFPLLDGKEMKAVTNSSTEKTSIRIAIARDAAFNFYYQDNLDLLKQSGADLIEWSPLADPFPDNIDGLYFGGGFPEMFASTLSENQTTLKAIQSAIQSGMPTYAECGGLMYLSENIVDFSGDIFPMVGAIPTTTVMRSRLTLGYRRGIALEDSPIVTRNTILQGHEFHRSSPSIPPNQPLFQFAETEQFDGWRSPNLHASYLHLHWGATPEIPKRFIEHCAKFKLDRYPEKE; encoded by the coding sequence ATGGCGTTTGTGATTGCAGGGGAACGGAGTGAAGCAGGCAAAACAACGATTACGTTGGCGTTGTTGGCGGCTCTGAAACAGAGAGGAATTCAGGTTCGATCGTTTAAGGTTGGACCTGATTATATTGATCCAATGTTTCATCGGCATGTCACGGGTCAGGCTTGCTACAATCTCGACCCGATGCTGACTTCAGAAGAATATGTGCAGCAATGTTTTGCAGAAAAATCGGGAGATTGCGCGATCGTTGAAGGCGTAATGGGTCTTTTCGACGGAGCAGCGGGAAAGAAAGATTTTTCGAGTACGGCTCACATTGCACGATTGTTGGATTTGCCAATTTTGTTAGTCGTCGATTGTAGTCGCTTGTCGAATTCGGTGGCAGCGATCGTACATGGTTATCGATCGTTTGATGCCCGATTGAAATTTGCTGGCGTAGTGTTGAATCGAGTGGGAAGCGATCGACATTTAGAATTGCTCAAGGCTGCATTGGAACCGTTGGAGATTCCGATTTTAGGAGTGCTGCGACGACAAGAGGCGATCGAGATTCCCGATCGACATTTGGGTTTGGTTCCAACCGATGAATTGCCGGGATTGGGTGAATTAGTCGATCGATTGGCGCACTTGGGTGAAACCTGTTTTGGATGGGAAAAAATATTTCCGCTATTAGACGGCAAAGAGATGAAAGCTGTTACCAATTCAAGCACGGAAAAAACTTCTATCCGAATCGCGATCGCTCGTGATGCCGCGTTCAATTTCTATTACCAAGACAATCTCGATCTCTTGAAACAATCCGGTGCAGACCTAATCGAATGGAGTCCCCTAGCCGATCCTTTCCCCGACAACATCGACGGTTTGTACTTCGGTGGCGGATTCCCCGAAATGTTTGCATCAACGCTAAGTGAAAATCAAACCACACTTAAAGCAATTCAATCTGCAATCCAATCAGGAATGCCAACGTATGCAGAATGTGGTGGATTAATGTATCTCAGCGAAAACATTGTCGATTTTTCTGGTGATATATTTCCAATGGTTGGGGCAATCCCAACGACAACAGTAATGCGATCGCGCCTCACTCTCGGCTATCGTCGTGGAATTGCACTCGAAGATAGCCCGATCGTGACTCGAAATACGATCCTACAAGGACATGAATTTCATCGATCGTCTCCTAGCATTCCACCGAATCAACCCTTATTCCAATTCGCTGAAACTGAGCAATTCGACGGATGGCGATCGCCCAATTTACACGCCTCTTATTTGCATCTCCATTGGGGTGCGACTCCTGAAATTCCCAAACGCTTCATCGAACACTGCGCCAAATTCAAGCTCGATCGCTATCCTGAAAAAGAGTAG
- a CDS encoding hypothetical protein (similar to AA sequence:cyanobase_aa:LBDG_44390), producing the protein MTGSIDQISQRLASLDRQIETMGDTFTETYRSYLKQLGQTVKQQIVLSCYRICTENYPKRFLALSVSQRQKLQEDIQSLARQTATDLNELLKPIEQTRIEPEPEDFPDELEELLSETELELPEEPSLTPLEALTIWQEQLERSIKKTLKAANGNANRVLQEAEILPKRIPQAVLDAAAKEGGDSGASNLLNVLVSAAEKSGDSDAPPPAITALMHVVAVNLRLSEIEFNDPSISNLRGKLRELKQQFQTLAKDYQKKRREQSIAEAQLAWKSTWIKDEA; encoded by the coding sequence ATGACTGGATCGATCGACCAAATTTCTCAACGTCTTGCTTCACTCGATCGACAAATCGAGACGATGGGTGACACCTTCACCGAAACCTATCGCAGCTATCTTAAGCAGCTTGGACAAACCGTGAAGCAGCAGATCGTTCTGTCGTGCTATCGCATCTGTACCGAAAATTACCCCAAGCGATTTCTCGCGCTATCAGTCAGTCAGCGGCAAAAACTCCAGGAAGATATCCAATCTCTAGCGCGTCAAACGGCTACGGATTTGAATGAATTACTCAAGCCGATCGAGCAAACCAGAATCGAGCCAGAACCCGAAGATTTCCCTGATGAACTCGAAGAATTACTTTCTGAAACCGAGCTAGAGTTACCGGAAGAACCGAGTTTGACCCCGCTCGAAGCGTTAACGATTTGGCAAGAGCAGTTAGAACGATCGATTAAGAAAACGCTGAAAGCTGCGAACGGGAATGCGAATCGAGTTTTGCAAGAAGCCGAAATCTTACCTAAGCGGATTCCTCAAGCCGTTTTAGATGCGGCAGCAAAAGAAGGGGGCGATTCGGGTGCATCGAATTTGCTCAATGTTCTGGTGAGTGCGGCTGAAAAGTCTGGTGATTCTGATGCGCCACCGCCCGCAATTACGGCTCTGATGCACGTTGTAGCGGTGAATTTGCGATTATCTGAAATCGAATTCAACGATCCAAGCATCTCGAATTTGCGGGGAAAACTGCGAGAACTGAAGCAACAATTTCAGACACTTGCGAAAGACTATCAGAAAAAACGGCGCGAACAATCGATCGCAGAAGCTCAACTCGCTTGGAAATCTACCTGGATCAAAGACGAAGCCTGA
- a CDS encoding metallophosphoesterase (similar to AA sequence:cyanobase_aa:LBDG_44400), which produces MGERKVANQKIKLAAIGDIHDRWEPEDEAALKFLGVDLALFVGDFGNESVNIVQMIAEMQIPKAAILGNHDAWYSATDWGISKCPYDRQKEDRVQQQLDLLGDAHVGYGKLDFPNLKLSVVGSRPFSWGGSGWKNERFYRERYGVHSLDESVDRIMDAVDQTASNTIIFIGHNGATGMGAKPEDPCGKDWQPIGGDHGDPDFAIAIDQTRDRGKSVPLAVFGHMHHSLRHTQTELRRPIHVDAEGTVHLNAARVPRIIEENGDRLRNFSIITMENGAVTEISLIWLNQNFETVSQENLYRVQAEAIV; this is translated from the coding sequence ATGGGGGAACGCAAGGTGGCGAACCAAAAGATTAAACTAGCCGCGATCGGGGATATTCACGATCGATGGGAACCGGAAGACGAAGCAGCGTTAAAGTTTCTCGGTGTTGATCTGGCGCTATTCGTCGGGGATTTCGGGAATGAATCGGTGAATATCGTCCAGATGATTGCAGAAATGCAAATTCCGAAAGCGGCAATTTTGGGCAATCACGATGCCTGGTATAGCGCAACCGATTGGGGGATTAGTAAATGCCCTTACGATCGCCAAAAAGAAGACCGAGTACAACAACAATTAGATCTACTCGGCGATGCCCATGTTGGCTACGGGAAATTAGACTTTCCAAATCTAAAATTAAGCGTGGTCGGGAGTCGTCCCTTTAGCTGGGGCGGTTCGGGTTGGAAGAATGAGCGATTTTATCGTGAACGCTATGGTGTACATAGTTTAGATGAGTCGGTTGATAGAATTATGGATGCCGTCGATCAAACTGCATCGAATACGATTATCTTCATCGGTCATAATGGCGCGACAGGCATGGGCGCTAAACCTGAAGATCCTTGCGGTAAAGATTGGCAACCGATTGGAGGCGATCATGGCGATCCAGATTTTGCGATCGCGATCGACCAAACTCGCGATCGTGGAAAATCTGTGCCTTTAGCGGTCTTTGGTCACATGCACCATAGTCTCAGACATACCCAAACCGAATTGCGCCGCCCGATTCACGTAGATGCAGAAGGAACGGTTCATTTGAACGCAGCACGAGTACCGAGAATCATTGAGGAAAACGGCGATCGGTTACGGAATTTCTCGATCATCACAATGGAAAACGGTGCGGTGACTGAGATTTCCTTAATTTGGCTCAATCAAAATTTTGAAACGGTGTCTCAAGAGAATCTGTATCGAGTTCAGGCGGAAGCGATCGTATAA
- a CDS encoding hypothetical protein (similar to AA sequence:cyanobase_aa:Ava_3701) — MDYGCSLAEAAKRLRVDQATVLIAMQRGAIRTQYQNGRPVLTSSALAEYKLRSSR, encoded by the coding sequence ATGGACTACGGATGCTCTTTGGCAGAAGCAGCAAAACGGCTTCGAGTAGATCAAGCCACGGTTTTGATCGCAATGCAACGAGGCGCGATTAGAACCCAATATCAAAATGGTCGTCCTGTCTTGACCTCTAGCGCTCTTGCAGAATACAAACTGCGATCGAGCCGATAA
- a CDS encoding hypothetical protein (similar to AA sequence:cyanobase_aa:LBDG_21700) encodes MTQLVREPDRAEPASPVDPENLSEQLPLSFSEEFDDAHLPDSLDRGRLMIFIDGANLFYAASQMGVEIDYAKLLRYFQQQSTLVYAFFYTGVDPTNSRQQAFLTWMRRNGYRVVTKDVILNSSGSKRVSRMNVEIAVDMMRFAKDCDTEILISGDGDLAYAVSAVSYVGAKVEVIALRSMTHENLTKAADNFVDLFSIRDEIQKTPKH; translated from the coding sequence ATGACCCAGTTAGTACGAGAACCGGACAGGGCAGAGCCAGCGTCTCCTGTTGATCCGGAGAATTTATCTGAGCAGTTACCCCTTTCATTTTCCGAAGAGTTTGACGATGCTCATCTTCCAGATTCCCTCGATCGGGGCCGCCTGATGATCTTTATCGATGGTGCGAATTTGTTCTATGCCGCATCTCAGATGGGTGTAGAAATCGATTATGCAAAACTTCTGCGCTATTTCCAGCAGCAAAGTACGCTCGTCTATGCGTTCTTTTACACCGGAGTTGATCCGACTAATTCTCGCCAACAAGCCTTTCTCACCTGGATGCGACGAAATGGTTATCGAGTCGTCACAAAGGATGTGATTCTCAATTCGTCCGGATCAAAACGGGTCAGTCGAATGAATGTCGAAATTGCAGTCGATATGATGCGATTTGCCAAAGATTGTGACACGGAAATTTTGATTAGTGGCGATGGCGATCTGGCGTATGCGGTAAGTGCGGTTTCGTATGTAGGGGCGAAAGTGGAAGTGATTGCTCTTCGATCGATGACGCACGAAAATCTTACGAAAGCAGCGGATAATTTTGTTGATTTATTTAGCATTCGCGACGAGATTCAGAAAACCCCGAAACATTAG
- a CDS encoding hypothetical protein (hypothetical protein Npun_F4956;~similar to AA sequence:cyanobase_aa:LBDG_43930) translates to MTEVTQIRTERSTLLPQRFVLAGILLGMGFAGFFDGIFLHQIMQWHHMLSSVRPMTNMRDVKVHSVADGLFHAADYFLTIAGVHFLWRSHLADELPKATKPFLGLILLGAGLFNTFEGIIDHEILGIHHVHSGAHYMLWDLAFLGFGIGLIIAGYKLVEQWKNAQESMP, encoded by the coding sequence ATGACTGAAGTTACACAAATTCGGACTGAGCGATCGACCCTGCTTCCCCAACGCTTCGTACTCGCAGGAATTCTACTGGGAATGGGATTTGCTGGATTTTTTGATGGGATCTTTCTGCACCAAATTATGCAGTGGCATCACATGTTGAGCAGTGTGCGCCCGATGACAAATATGAGAGACGTGAAAGTGCATTCGGTTGCGGATGGGCTGTTTCATGCAGCAGATTATTTTTTGACGATCGCGGGAGTTCATTTCCTTTGGCGATCGCATTTAGCCGATGAATTGCCCAAAGCAACGAAACCCTTTCTCGGTTTAATCCTGCTAGGGGCAGGGTTATTCAATACGTTTGAAGGCATTATTGATCACGAAATTTTGGGCATTCATCATGTTCATTCTGGCGCTCATTATATGCTCTGGGATCTTGCATTTCTAGGCTTTGGAATTGGCTTGATCATCGCTGGATACAAATTAGTTGAACAATGGAAAAACGCCCAAGAATCTATGCCTTGA
- a CDS encoding manganese containing catalase (similar to AA sequence:cyanobase_aa:LBDG_43920) produces the protein MFLHKKRLQYFTPPSKPDPIYAKKLQELIGGSMGEMTVMMQYLFQGWNCRGPAKYRDMLLDTGTEEIGHVEMLATMVAHLLDKAPVEMQEEGVKDPVVGAVMGGVNPRDVIVAAMNPQHEIVSGQGAMPADSVGFPWNGRFITASGNLLADFRSNLHAESQGLMQTVRLYEMTDDPGIRDHLSFMIARDTMHQNQWLAAIEELKADGFEETVVPKIAYEYGASKKEYAYQFWNHSEGEDSAEGRWAKGQSMDGKGQFEYVANPEPIGPIPSPPQPKPKLHSTPATPMMQKTSDNPVKNAVDGVKDAVKDLTNN, from the coding sequence ATGTTTTTACACAAGAAGCGTTTACAGTACTTTACCCCTCCCTCGAAGCCCGATCCAATCTACGCGAAAAAGCTACAAGAACTGATCGGTGGTTCGATGGGCGAAATGACCGTGATGATGCAGTACTTATTCCAAGGCTGGAACTGTCGCGGACCCGCAAAATATCGCGATATGCTGCTGGATACGGGGACTGAGGAAATCGGTCACGTTGAAATGTTAGCAACGATGGTCGCACATCTTCTGGATAAAGCCCCTGTCGAAATGCAGGAAGAAGGCGTAAAAGATCCGGTCGTGGGCGCGGTCATGGGTGGAGTCAATCCGAGAGATGTGATTGTTGCGGCAATGAATCCTCAGCACGAAATCGTCTCTGGTCAAGGTGCGATGCCTGCGGATAGCGTCGGTTTCCCTTGGAATGGTCGCTTTATCACGGCAAGCGGTAACTTGCTGGCAGATTTTCGATCGAACTTACATGCAGAATCGCAAGGCTTAATGCAAACGGTTCGGCTGTATGAAATGACCGATGATCCAGGTATCAGAGATCATTTGAGCTTTATGATTGCTCGCGATACCATGCACCAAAACCAATGGTTAGCCGCGATCGAAGAACTCAAGGCAGACGGCTTTGAAGAGACCGTCGTACCGAAGATTGCTTACGAATATGGCGCAAGCAAGAAAGAGTACGCTTACCAGTTCTGGAACCACTCAGAAGGCGAAGATAGCGCAGAAGGTCGCTGGGCGAAAGGGCAATCGATGGATGGTAAAGGTCAATTCGAGTATGTCGCGAATCCTGAGCCAATTGGTCCGATTCCAAGCCCGCCCCAACCGAAGCCGAAACTTCATTCGACTCCAGCAACTCCAATGATGCAGAAGACCAGCGATAACCCAGTCAAAAACGCGGTCGATGGCGTGAAAGATGCAGTGAAGGATTTGACCAATAACTAA
- a CDS encoding methyltransferase type 11 (similar to AA sequence:cyanobase_aa:LBDG_41500): MPDTLTKLAYQTVQQGKSYFGLVHKAVSTQLLNMVAPAPAETKPKPQPLSMALIQTIQKRMEAILETDWQDAEKGVYPASLLFDNSWDDFFRYYPAVWLDMPEMWQRVNEKRYQDFAPGLETQGLPNYYVQNFHHQTNGYLSDESANLYDLQVELLFNGTADPMRRRVLAPLKEGLQAFSDVPPNQIKILDVACGTGRTLRNIRGTLPKASLYGVDLSAAYLRKANQLLSQIPGTLPQLVQGNGEELPFLDNYFHAVTSVFLFHELPPSARQNVINEAFRVVKPGGTFIICDSIQMSDSPELSIAMENFPEIFHEPYYRHYTTDDLTKRLTDAGFGEVSEQVHFMSKYLIAKKPIAVSKEPEKVATGIAID, from the coding sequence ATGCCCGACACATTAACAAAGTTGGCGTATCAAACTGTCCAGCAAGGAAAAAGCTATTTTGGATTGGTGCATAAAGCCGTCAGTACTCAACTGCTGAACATGGTTGCACCTGCCCCCGCTGAAACGAAACCGAAACCACAACCGCTTTCAATGGCTCTCATTCAGACCATTCAAAAGCGGATGGAGGCGATTCTCGAAACCGATTGGCAAGACGCTGAAAAAGGCGTTTATCCAGCAAGCCTACTGTTTGATAACTCTTGGGATGATTTCTTCCGGTACTATCCTGCTGTTTGGCTCGACATGCCGGAAATGTGGCAGCGCGTGAATGAGAAGCGCTATCAAGATTTTGCTCCAGGACTGGAGACGCAAGGCTTACCGAACTATTATGTTCAGAACTTCCATCATCAGACGAATGGATATCTGAGTGATGAGTCTGCGAATTTATATGATTTGCAGGTTGAACTTTTGTTTAATGGAACGGCTGACCCGATGCGGCGACGGGTATTGGCTCCTTTGAAAGAAGGCTTACAAGCGTTTAGTGATGTGCCACCGAATCAAATTAAGATTCTGGATGTCGCTTGTGGAACAGGTCGCACTCTGAGAAATATTCGCGGAACGTTGCCGAAGGCTTCTCTGTACGGAGTAGATCTGTCGGCGGCTTATTTGAGAAAGGCGAATCAATTGCTCTCTCAAATTCCGGGAACATTGCCGCAGTTGGTACAAGGAAATGGCGAAGAGTTGCCGTTTTTGGATAACTATTTTCATGCGGTGACGAGCGTGTTCCTATTCCATGAGTTGCCACCATCAGCGCGTCAGAATGTGATTAATGAAGCGTTCCGAGTGGTGAAACCGGGTGGAACTTTTATCATTTGCGATTCGATTCAGATGAGCGATTCACCAGAATTGTCGATCGCGATGGAGAACTTCCCCGAAATTTTCCACGAGCCTTACTATCGTCATTACACCACCGACGATTTGACCAAGCGTTTGACTGATGCTGGATTTGGCGAAGTTTCGGAACAGGTTCACTTCATGAGCAAGTACCTGATCGCGAAAAAGCCGATCGCAGTTTCCAAAGAACCTGAAAAGGTTGCGACTGGAATTGCGATCGACTAA
- a CDS encoding hypothetical protein (similar to AA sequence:cyanobase_aa:Cyan7425_3569), which translates to MVRFLADENFNNQIVRGILRRNPDIDIVRVQDVGLIEADDPTVLEWAAQEQRIVLTHDVATMTNFAYERLQADRSMPGLFEISRRVPVGLAIEEILLIAECSSEGEWEGQVRFLPLR; encoded by the coding sequence ATGGTGCGATTCTTGGCGGATGAGAATTTTAACAACCAAATCGTTCGAGGAATTCTGCGACGAAACCCCGATATTGATATTGTTCGTGTTCAAGATGTTGGACTCATAGAAGCAGACGATCCAACTGTTCTCGAATGGGCAGCACAAGAGCAAAGAATTGTTCTAACGCATGATGTGGCAACAATGACGAACTTTGCTTATGAACGGCTCCAAGCAGATCGGAGTATGCCAGGTTTATTTGAGATTAGTCGTCGCGTTCCGGTGGGATTGGCAATTGAGGAAATTCTTCTGATTGCCGAATGCAGCAGTGAGGGTGAGTGGGAAGGACAGGTGCGCTTTTTGCCTCTTCGATAG
- a CDS encoding hypothetical protein (similar to AA sequence:cyanobase_aa:Cyan7425_3570), which yields MLLFPVAEPVPLVTDEVGVVRIRKSRITLDTIVIAFLEGATAEEIKEQYPSLQLSDIYSVIGYYLHHQAEVDAYLQERDRIAAEVRKEAEQRFNPVGVRDRLLARRNQG from the coding sequence ATGCTACTCTTTCCTGTTGCTGAACCTGTTCCTCTTGTTACTGATGAAGTTGGTGTTGTTCGGATTCGCAAAAGTCGCATCACTCTTGATACGATCGTGATTGCGTTCCTTGAAGGTGCGACAGCAGAAGAAATTAAGGAACAGTACCCATCACTTCAACTTTCCGATATTTACTCAGTCATTGGCTATTACTTGCATCATCAGGCTGAAGTCGATGCTTATTTGCAAGAGCGCGATCGAATTGCGGCAGAAGTGCGAAAAGAAGCCGAACAGCGGTTTAATCCTGTGGGAGTCCGCGATCGATTATTAGCAAGACGCAACCAAGGCTAA
- a CDS encoding L-glutamine synthetase (similar to AA sequence:cyanobase_aa:LBDG_41490), protein MATPQEILAKINDEGIELIDLKFIDTPGIWQHLTLHRSQIDESSFTDGVPFDGSSIRGWKSINESDMSMVPDPDTAWIDPFMEHKTLSMICSIKEPRTGQPYSRDPRSIAQKAIDYLKTTGLGDTAFFGPEAEFFIFDDVRYDQNQHEGYYHVDSAEGIWNSGRQEPGGNLGYKPRNKEGYFPVAPTDTSQDMRSEMLLTMAKCGVPIEKHHHEVATGGQCELGFRFGTLVQAADWLMTYKYVIKNVGRKYGKSITFMPKPVFGDNGSGMHCHQSIWNNGEPTFAGDGYAGLSQNALWYIGGILKHAPSLLAFTNPTTNSYKRLVPGFEAPVNLAYSQGNRSASVRIPLSGTNPKAKRLEFRCPDATSNPYLAFAAMLCAGIDGIKNQIDPGSPLDVDIYELSPEELAKVPSTPGSLAEALKNLETDHDYLTTGGVFTEDFIESWISYKLDREVIPMSIRPHPYEFMLYYDC, encoded by the coding sequence ATGGCGACCCCACAAGAGATCTTGGCGAAGATCAATGACGAAGGGATTGAGTTGATCGATCTTAAATTCATCGATACGCCGGGAATTTGGCAACACCTCACCCTGCACAGAAGCCAAATTGACGAGAGCAGCTTTACCGATGGCGTTCCATTTGATGGATCGAGTATTCGGGGTTGGAAATCGATCAATGAGTCGGATATGTCAATGGTTCCTGATCCGGATACGGCTTGGATCGATCCGTTCATGGAACACAAAACGCTGAGTATGATTTGCTCGATTAAAGAGCCGCGTACCGGTCAGCCTTACAGCCGCGATCCTCGATCGATTGCTCAAAAAGCGATCGATTACCTAAAAACAACCGGTCTCGGTGATACGGCGTTCTTTGGTCCTGAAGCTGAGTTCTTCATCTTCGATGATGTTCGCTATGACCAAAACCAGCACGAAGGCTACTACCACGTAGACAGCGCGGAAGGAATTTGGAACTCTGGTCGCCAAGAACCGGGCGGAAACTTGGGATACAAGCCGCGGAACAAAGAAGGGTACTTCCCCGTTGCGCCGACCGACACCTCGCAAGATATGCGATCGGAAATGCTCTTGACGATGGCAAAGTGCGGAGTGCCGATCGAGAAACATCACCACGAAGTTGCAACAGGCGGACAGTGCGAACTCGGTTTCCGGTTTGGAACCTTGGTGCAAGCGGCTGACTGGTTGATGACTTATAAGTATGTGATCAAAAACGTGGGTCGCAAATACGGCAAGTCGATCACCTTCATGCCGAAACCTGTCTTTGGCGACAACGGTTCTGGAATGCACTGTCACCAGTCTATTTGGAACAATGGCGAACCGACCTTTGCAGGCGACGGATACGCTGGATTGAGCCAAAATGCACTCTGGTACATCGGTGGAATTCTGAAACATGCTCCTTCGCTGTTGGCATTCACCAACCCAACTACGAACTCCTACAAGCGCTTGGTTCCTGGCTTTGAAGCTCCGGTGAACTTGGCATATTCACAAGGAAATCGATCGGCATCGGTACGGATTCCGCTTTCTGGAACGAACCCGAAAGCAAAACGCTTAGAGTTCCGTTGTCCGGATGCAACCTCGAATCCGTACTTGGCATTCGCAGCAATGCTTTGTGCAGGTATCGACGGAATCAAGAATCAGATCGATCCAGGTTCGCCATTGGATGTGGATATCTATGAACTCAGCCCTGAAGAATTGGCAAAAGTTCCGTCTACCCCTGGCTCTTTGGCAGAAGCATTGAAGAACTTGGAAACTGATCACGATTACCTGACAACAGGTGGCGTGTTCACCGAGGACTTCATCGAAAGCTGGATCAGCTACAAGCTCGATCGAGAAGTGATTCCGATGAGCATCCGTCCTCACCCGTATGAGTTCATGCTCTACTACGACTGCTAA
- a CDS encoding allophycocyanin subunit beta (similar to AA sequence:cyanobase_aa:LBDG_41480): protein MRDAVTSLIRNYDITGRYLDRIAIDSLKSYFDTGMARVQAAAIINSDAAGIVRQAGSQLFEENPELIRPGGNAYTTRRYAACLRDMDYYLRYATYALVAGDNDVLDERVLEGLRETYNSLGVPCGPTVRGIQIMKDIVKAQVSAAGISDTRFLDQPFDYMARELGEKDL, encoded by the coding sequence ATGCGGGACGCAGTGACAAGCCTGATTAGAAACTATGACATTACAGGGCGGTATTTGGATCGCATTGCGATCGACAGCCTAAAATCCTATTTTGATACCGGAATGGCTCGCGTTCAGGCGGCTGCAATCATTAATTCGGATGCGGCTGGAATCGTACGCCAAGCAGGTTCTCAATTATTTGAAGAAAATCCTGAGTTGATTCGCCCAGGCGGAAATGCGTATACGACTCGTCGCTATGCGGCTTGTTTGCGCGATATGGACTATTACCTGCGCTATGCGACCTATGCACTGGTAGCGGGTGATAACGATGTCTTGGATGAGCGCGTATTGGAAGGATTGCGGGAAACTTACAATTCTTTGGGTGTTCCTTGTGGTCCGACTGTTCGCGGGATTCAAATTATGAAGGACATTGTGAAGGCGCAAGTGTCGGCGGCTGGTATCTCGGATACTCGCTTCTTGGATCAGCCATTTGACTATATGGCGCGTGAATTGGGCGAAAAAGATCTGTAG
- a CDS encoding hypothetical protein (conserved hypothetical protein;~similar to AA sequence:cyanobase_aa:LBDG_11330) yields MIQLLNKPIDQRIVLHGTWEDFKLLQKFSESSPGVRFAFYDGEIELFMPGLQHEQFSEIIGYLVTTFLLKRGIIFVPSGSMTQERPGEVAAQADKSYCFGSPKSIPDLSIEVIFTSGSVNKLTRYQALGVPEVWFWEDGSLTLHHLRDRGYEQIEHCVQRSYRSELPGLEDLDIDFLKRCILMAETDFAGAVQLLQSES; encoded by the coding sequence ATGATTCAACTCCTCAACAAACCGATCGATCAGCGAATCGTTCTACACGGCACTTGGGAAGATTTCAAACTGCTCCAAAAATTTTCTGAATCTTCTCCAGGTGTACGGTTTGCCTTCTATGACGGAGAAATTGAGCTTTTTATGCCCGGATTGCAGCACGAACAGTTTTCCGAAATTATTGGATATCTCGTTACAACTTTTTTGCTGAAACGTGGCATTATTTTTGTCCCTTCCGGTTCTATGACTCAAGAAAGACCGGGAGAAGTGGCAGCACAAGCCGATAAATCGTATTGTTTTGGCAGTCCTAAATCGATTCCAGATTTGTCGATCGAAGTAATTTTTACCAGCGGAAGCGTCAATAAACTCACCCGCTATCAAGCGCTCGGTGTCCCTGAAGTGTGGTTTTGGGAAGATGGAAGTCTAACGCTGCATCATTTACGCGATCGTGGGTATGAACAAATCGAACACTGCGTGCAGCGAAGCTACCGAAGTGAACTTCCAGGATTAGAAGATTTAGACATCGATTTTCTAAAACGCTGCATTCTCATGGCTGAAACTGATTTTGCGGGAGCCGTTCAATTACTGCAATCAGAGAGTTAG